The following are encoded together in the Neomonachus schauinslandi chromosome X, ASM220157v2, whole genome shotgun sequence genome:
- the RIPPLY1 gene encoding protein ripply1 — MDPSVPAAAAPAPALVLAPNPVQHPQGLLGLLSPSPLVSSGQRVGGRERGACLWRPWLSSTSDPLGQVRRPVDSATGGPTGAEVTKADPEFHHPVRLFWPKACSFDYLYSDGEILLQNFPVQATINLYEDSDNEEEEEEEEKDKEEEKKEETDERGPEECVRVRGSAAHGHSSSSFPAPDMPKLNRSESDWGSV, encoded by the exons ATGGACCCTTCTGTTCCCGCTGCTGCtgccccggccccagccctggTCCTAGCTCCAAACCCTGTGCAGCACCCCCAGGGGCTCCTTGGCCTATTAAGTCCATCGCCCCTTGTCTCCTCTGGACAACGAGTAGGTGGCAGAGAAAG AGGAGCTTGTCTCTGGAGGCCCTGGCTGTCCTCTACAAGTGACCCGCTGGGGCAGGTGAGGAGACCGGTAGATTCG GCTACTGGTGGGCCAACAGGGGCCGAAGTCACGAAGGCTGACCCCGAGTTCCATCACCCTGTCAG GCTCTTCTGGCCTAAAGCCTGCTCCTTTGACTACCTGTACAGTGATGGGGAGATTTTACTGCAGAACTTCCCCGTCCAGGCAACCATCAACCTATATGAGGACTCAGACAacgaagaggaggaggaggaagaagaaaaggacaaagaagaggagaagaaagaggagacagaTGAAAGAGGGCCGGAAGAGTGTGTGAGGGTACGAGGGTCAGCAGCACACGGCCACAGCTCATCTTCCTTCCCCGCTCCTGACATGCCCAAACTGAACCGGTCAGAGTCTGATTGGGGTTCAGTATGA